AGCAAAGAGATCCTTAGTTTTCTCCTAGGCTAACCGCGTTAGCATAGCGTGCTACTTTCCTCCCCTGAAATATGCTTCCGAGTCGGGCTAATGTAAGGGACACCACACGGTGGTGGTCGGATGGAACCGGAGCCTCAAGCCCGGAGACGAAGAGGGGTACGCGGCGTAAGAATGCTACTTTGAGTCGGTGATTTCTCCGCTCGCTTCGGCGTTATTTGAAGGGGGATTTTGTCGGTTCCTAGCCGCCACCTCCCTCGTGTGTCCGGCTAGGAAGCCAGCTTAGCCCCGACCGAGTAAAATTACACTCTTTACGGGGATATTTGAAGCGAATGTCCTGCCCCACGCATGCTGCATTTCGGTGGGGCTTTCTACAGACGCTGGTAGCCATGTTTGCTGCTACTTAGCACGATGTTTAACATCTCCACAGAACATTCCGTGCATGTGCTATTTTACCTTCTCCActagaaaaaatacataaactgATTAAGCGTGTTTGAAacgtgtcttttttttgtaaattaatcTATAATAATCAGTCATTTCCGCTCGGGAGGCACGTCATTCTAACTAGGTTAACGCTAACAGACACTCGGGTAGGATAGAAATGGATATAAGAAAAGCACTTTTAAACCAATGTTGATAGATATAAATCACAAATTATTAGCTTGTTTAATTTAGCGttcatttgggggaaaaatcgAGGTTTTACCTATTCAGCACGTTGGAAAGATGTTCCAAGTTGAAAGGGAGTGTTGCAAAACTCGGGGCTAACTCACCGGGGAGCATAGAATTGTGGGTTATTAATGtttgttaaacattttaaacGTTTTGTGGTCACCggaattgaaatatttaaaacgcCTCGGCTTGCTTTATTATATCCAGCTGCCTCTTCCCGCCATATTAGCCCATCCGCCATAGTGGCAGCCCGTGGCACTACAAAAATGCGTGGCGTCATTAAAACCCCGATTAAAAAACAACCCCGACAATAAACGCCACTGTTGTCACATTCGACATAATATTGTCGGGTATATCATGTTCTAACTGCTTTTATTCAACCGAAACCCTTTCCTCGTGTCGACACGAGTTCCCCCGAACACTAGCGGCGTCATGCGTGGGCAGACAAAAACTCGACGCCCGCTGTTTGTCCTCGCCATTAAATAAAAACGTCGACgtaatgtcttctttttttactaACAAAACATTCGTCGACTTCCACAATGTAAATTTAGCAAAGCATATCGtcgatttttggggggtaaaaagaGGCTCGAGGCGGCATACTGTTACTCCTCAGGGTCGCCATGTTGCCATTCTGTCGTCTTTGAAGGTCTGGAAGAAAGAAACAGTCTccatctttgattttttttcaggggggGTCTAAATTTCCGTTCGCTATATTTTCCCATTTCGCCACACGTCTACCAGAAAATAGTGAAATGAAAAGTAAGGGCGCCTTTCACTCGACGACGAGGAATATTCCGTTTTCTTCACCGAGTGTAAATAAAACGAGAAAAGTGTATCTTAAAAAAGGGTGGATTCTCAATCCAGTCCGTTGCTGCGGCGTGGGCTTAATGGCGGCCGCGCACACTTCTCGTCCACTGTGAACGGCGGCGTTTAAAAGGGGGCAATGGCGGCTAGCTGTTAGCTTGTAGCTTAGCCGACATTCAAAGAATCTTGGCGTGTGTCACACTGGCCAAACGAACACGCCGAACGGGATTCGAACGATTACAATCCACATAAGAAGCACTAAACAATgagaaatgtgctttttttaatttacaaaattaaaaaaactcattttccctcttttacgCGTAGAAATACCAACTTTTGGTGTTCTATCAAACGTGACAAGCAAGTTTTTGTACAAGTTGTCCGAACTAAGTTACACGTCACATTTAGTTtgatttatgacattttaaggatttttttgaaatgattaatttcattttctactGTTTATTAAGTAGTATTAGGTGTACATTTAGTGTATAATACTACTTACCTTTCTCCTGACTagtattaaaaaacattaagtATAACATGCCTACAGATTTCCCCATTTAAATCACAAAGTGTTATTTTCAGAGgattaaacataaaataaaatatatttttgaaatgttcTGAAATTGAGATTacttttgtggagtttgcattatCACTCTGGCTTTACGTGGCTTTTCTTTGGgtggttttcctcccacatcctccaAAACCCCCTGCAAAATAGGCCTAATGGACACCAAAGTatccctagctatgattggttgttcatCTTATcgtgccctgtaattggctagCCAACAATGTTTATCCCATTTCAGGTGCGGGAACTTCTCCTGGACAACTGCCGAACGGCCGATGGAAACACGGATGGTCTTACAGATGAATTTGTCAATCTGGTTTCTCTCAGTTTGATCGATGTCGGGTTATCGTCAATCTCCAACATACCAAGACTAGAAAAACTCAAAAAGGTAAATCCTTAAAAACGGTCTGATGCCAAATCTGGGACTTGAAcgtgtctcttttttttctagttgGAGTTAAGCGACAACAACATCAGTGGTGGCCTGGAGGTCATTGCGCAGAAATTACCCAACCTTAGGCACCTAAATCTGAGCGGCAACAATTTGAAGGAGATCGGCTCTTTGGAACCATTGGTCAGTCCACATTTTATTTCCCATAGAGCCACTTGCCCTTGAACGAAATCCTTGACATCACCGGTTTCATCTATGCAGAGGAAAACCGTtccaaaaaaatttttttagtCCTCGCACCCTTCGATGACCTCATCGGTTTCATCTATGCAAAGgcaaatgttacaaaaaaacttttttaatccTTACCCCTCCGATGACATCATCAGTCTcatctatgcagaggcaaacattacaattttttattatttagccATTGTCCCTTCCATTGACATCATCGGTTTcatctatgcagaggcaaacattacattttttttaatttagccaTTGTCCCTTCCAATGACATCATCGGTTTCATCTATGCATAGGCAAACCATtaccaaaaactttttttagtcCTTGCTCCCCTCCGATGACATCATCGGTTTcatctatgcagaggcaaaccattacagaaaaaaaattgcacatttttcatATTCAAGTTGATTTTTGAATACGACATGGACTATTTATTAAGTGTGTCAAAATGTGccaatatgggaaaaaaaacgcaGTGTATTTTTGGACACCCAACTGTTAAAAATCTTGTGTATTTTTCAGAAAAAGCTGAAACACCTGAAAAGTTTGGACCTGTTCAAATGCGAAGTGACCTCCATGAAAGACTACAAGGCCAGCATCTTTAAACTCCTCCCACAGCTGACTTACTTGGACGGCTACGACAAGAACGAGGAAGCGACCGATTCCGACGTGGAAGTGGACGGAGAAGGtattgacgatgatgatgacgaaggTAGGCGGGATGGCGGGAGGGGAAAAACCGCCAGAGCTGGGGTTAAACGCATTGTCATACGTCCTCCAGAGGGCGAAGAcgaggaagacgaggacgacgaccTCGACGAGGAAGATGACGACgaagaagacgaggaggaggtAGAGGGagaggaggatgatgaggatGTTAGCGGCGAAGACGAGGTGAAGTCAAAAGATGACGGGGTAGGgagacaacttttttttaaaaagttttttaaaaaagatagaatatTGACAACTGACAAAATGTCCATGCTAGGAGGAAGACTATGGACTGGATGGGGAAGTAGATGAcgaagaggaagatgaggaggaagatgatgaaGGTATTTACAATCAGggatgaacaaaaaaacagagactggacgtttggtcgccggtcttttggtcgtcggtgaaatgtacttagatattaaacagtactttgatattaaacaatacttcaatattaaacagtacttcgatattaaacagtactttgatattaaactgtacttatatattaaactctctctcatgaatataattttgagagctggtttcaacagtaaactctcttgtcaccatttgactggtgaccaaaagtccggcgaccaaaagtccggcgaccaaacgtccgagcaccacaaaaaatatcagaacaaaaaaaaaaagagttattggtcacatttcaatttttttttatgtgtagtGAAGTTTTTAACCACGTTTCAGTGCTGAAATCCCAAATGAAACTCCTCAATTAATCCCAATATTATAGACAAAGGGATGAATGCCATTCAATCTAATGTAAATTTAGCACATGAATTACCCACATTAATTCATCCATTCAATCAGATGCGGCGGCGGCCATCAAAGGCGAAAAGAGAAAGCGGGAAGCAGACGAggaagatgatgacgatgacgacgaagacgacgacTAGAAATGGGGCGTCGCCTTCCCCCGACCCCACCCTCACCCCCACCACACCCCAAAAGCCAACCCGAACATCCAACCCaggtctctctatctctctctctccgctaTGAGCTCGTTTTTGGgccaagacttttaagtgggcGGGCTTGGATCAAGCACCctcgccaccaccaccaccacccagcaacccacttttttttgtacctagctcccccccccccccctccccctggAACTGagagcccacttttttcctccctttcaGCATTCCACAATTTCACCACCATTTTGAAAACCCACATTGAGGACTTTGGGACTGGTCTAGTTTTTGGGTCTGtgcttttaaattgttttttttgttgactgaATTTCTTTTTGGCTGggcttattttttctctctttgtgtTGATTACTTTTGCACCCCCCGCGCGCCCCGACCTCCCGTTACACCCACATCaccacccccccacacacaccccaaTAAAGTTATTGCTATAGCAGCTGTGCAGCCAGTAAGCcatgccatttttgttttttgggcgtGGATACTTGTTGGTTGTTGCACAAGTTGTGGTTGTAGCGACATTTTTACTTTCTGTATGACAAGAAAACAagtttgtaaataaaatgttaacattttttggggtttttgtcGATTTTGGAAGTCAATTTTTATCCTTTTTGCAAACTAAAAAAGTCCTATTAAAAAGCAACACTTacctaaaatattttatatttaaaaaataataacagacATTATATATAGTAAGATaaactaaattaataaataataataaaagaataaaaaataaataaaataataataataaaaaatcaaaaaaatgaataaaataataaaaaaatattaaaataatttaaaaaaaacataaaacatatattataaattaaataaaaaaatgtcccccTATAGGAGTTGAAGCTAAAACTGAATATGCATTTATATTAGTTaaaacttaaatatttttattttttggtaagattTTTATATTATTCCTAAAATTTTGACATAATTTATGTAGTATAAACACATACGAAAAGTGCTTTAAGtacaattaattttaaataaaataaataaacaaatatatatatatattttttagaaaagacatttttaatacCTAATATACATAAGGTGAACAATAATAATGCATTTCAGTGAGTGCGAGACATTTTGGTCAGCTGACATGACAAGTGATGCTGATTGGtggattttaaatatattattttttgtttctttccgCCATGACTCAACGTGAGTAAagtaagcttttttttgtcGAGTTGCTTGTTTTGACTTCCTGATTTCAACATAAAAGCGAAAGATGAGCATAAAAGCATTTGGTTTTGTTCGTGTGCAAAATATtaagtgaaaatatttcaaattatataaaaaaataaaaacagtacaCTGAAAAGAATATTAAAATACACCAATTGCCAATTTTAACGGAAAATATACAATGAGAAATGACTCAAATTTGTTGTTATAGAGGAAAAATATCggcaattatatattttttatttattgactatttttttaatattgtggaGAAATTTATATTTACGAGATtaaaaaatgtcccttttttattttaagatagAAATGATTCAtatccttaaaaataaaataagtaataaattaaaaattccaaaacgctttttaatttatgtaaaaaatatcccaaaattttaaaattctaataattacaacaaaaaagtcCTCGAGAATtttataattacaaaaaaaagtattttttctttccagtgTACTTTTCCGAACATAAAAAGTTTACAATCACGCATCTTTTTGGTGCTCATAAAAAGCTCTTTAAAAAACTTGTAAAATTTGCATAGCTAcattatataaaaacaaaaaaaaaagtgaattattaAGTCATTCTCTGCCA
This region of Stigmatopora nigra isolate UIUO_SnigA chromosome 6, RoL_Snig_1.1, whole genome shotgun sequence genomic DNA includes:
- the anp32b gene encoding acidic leucine-rich nuclear phosphoprotein 32 family member B isoform X4: MEPEPQARRRRGVRELLLDNCRTADGNTDGLTDEFVNLVSLSLIDVGLSSISNIPRLEKLKKLELSDNNISGGLEVIAQKLPNLRHLNLSGNNLKEIGSLEPLKKLKHLKSLDLFKCEVTSMKDYKASIFKLLPQLTYLDGYDKNEEATDSDVEVDGEGIDDDDDEEGEDEEDEDDDLDEEDDDEEDEEEVEGEEDDEDVSGEDEVKSKDDGEEDYGLDGEVDDEEEDEEEDDEDAAAAIKGEKRKREADEEDDDDDDEDDD
- the anp32b gene encoding acidic leucine-rich nuclear phosphoprotein 32 family member B isoform X1, encoding MSSFFTNKTFVDFHNVNLAKHIVDFWGVKRGSRRHTVTPQGRHVAILSSLKVRELLLDNCRTADGNTDGLTDEFVNLVSLSLIDVGLSSISNIPRLEKLKKLELSDNNISGGLEVIAQKLPNLRHLNLSGNNLKEIGSLEPLKKLKHLKSLDLFKCEVTSMKDYKASIFKLLPQLTYLDGYDKNEEATDSDVEVDGEGIDDDDDEEGEDEEDEDDDLDEEDDDEEDEEEVEGEEDDEDVSGEDEVKSKDDGEEDYGLDGEVDDEEEDEEEDDEDAAAAIKGEKRKREADEEDDDDDDEDDD
- the anp32b gene encoding acidic leucine-rich nuclear phosphoprotein 32 family member B isoform X2, which codes for MSSFFTNKTFVDFHNVNLAKHIVDFWGVKRGSRRHTVTPQGRHVAILSSLKVRELLLDNCRTADGNTDGLTDEFVNLVSLSLIDVGLSSISNIPRLEKLKKLELSDNNISGGLEVIAQKLPNLRHLNLSGNNLKEIGSLEPLKKLKHLKSLDLFKCEVTSMKDYKASIFKLLPQLTYLDGYDKNEEATDSDVEVDGEGIDDDDDEEGEDEEDEDDDLDEEDDDEEDEEEVEGEEDDEDVSGEDEEEDYGLDGEVDDEEEDEEEDDEDAAAAIKGEKRKREADEEDDDDDDEDDD
- the anp32b gene encoding acidic leucine-rich nuclear phosphoprotein 32 family member B isoform X5 — protein: MMMVNRIHLELRNKTPSEVRELLLDNCRTADGNTDGLTDEFVNLVSLSLIDVGLSSISNIPRLEKLKKLELSDNNISGGLEVIAQKLPNLRHLNLSGNNLKEIGSLEPLKKLKHLKSLDLFKCEVTSMKDYKASIFKLLPQLTYLDGYDKNEEATDSDVEVDGEGIDDDDDEEGEDEEDEDDDLDEEDDDEEDEEEVEGEEDDEDVSGEDEEEDYGLDGEVDDEEEDEEEDDEDAAAAIKGEKRKREADEEDDDDDDEDDD
- the anp32b gene encoding acidic leucine-rich nuclear phosphoprotein 32 family member B isoform X3, coding for MMMVNRIHLELRNKTPSEVRELLLDNCRTADGNTDGLTDEFVNLVSLSLIDVGLSSISNIPRLEKLKKLELSDNNISGGLEVIAQKLPNLRHLNLSGNNLKEIGSLEPLKKLKHLKSLDLFKCEVTSMKDYKASIFKLLPQLTYLDGYDKNEEATDSDVEVDGEGIDDDDDEEGEDEEDEDDDLDEEDDDEEDEEEVEGEEDDEDVSGEDEVKSKDDGEEDYGLDGEVDDEEEDEEEDDEDAAAAIKGEKRKREADEEDDDDDDEDDD